Proteins co-encoded in one Halorussus salinus genomic window:
- a CDS encoding phosphoesterase — translation MNAFETAMELYPYVFHPAVMVGAGALVLIYSEWSRQDADRSALPRRLGAFLGAGLLSLVPTLAYAAVTGQSLGAVTKGNVWQVDALVAGGVFFTAGVTWFVWHRYGWGSLVPGYLEALAVATVPYVALSPFWNFSGHVTMALVPTLYLTLVERKFWPTLAIPVVMVPNRVYLSAHDWAQSVGAFLVVALLVVGAFWYQTDGELRTEPDSAVS, via the coding sequence ATGAACGCATTCGAGACGGCGATGGAGCTGTATCCGTACGTCTTCCACCCGGCCGTGATGGTCGGCGCGGGCGCGCTCGTCCTCATCTACTCCGAGTGGTCCCGACAGGACGCCGACCGGTCGGCGCTCCCGAGACGCCTCGGTGCGTTTCTCGGGGCGGGGCTCCTCTCGCTCGTCCCGACGCTGGCGTACGCCGCCGTGACGGGCCAGAGCCTCGGCGCGGTCACGAAGGGGAACGTCTGGCAGGTGGACGCGCTCGTCGCGGGAGGAGTGTTCTTTACTGCCGGAGTGACGTGGTTCGTCTGGCATCGCTACGGCTGGGGGTCGCTCGTGCCGGGGTACCTCGAAGCCCTCGCGGTCGCTACGGTGCCGTACGTCGCGCTCTCGCCGTTCTGGAACTTCTCGGGCCACGTCACGATGGCGCTCGTGCCGACGCTCTACTTGACGCTGGTCGAGCGGAAGTTCTGGCCGACGCTGGCGATTCCGGTCGTGATGGTTCCCAACCGCGTCTACCTGAGCGCCCACGACTGGGCGCAGTCGGTCGGCGCGTTTCTGGTCGTCGCCCTGCTGGTCGTCGGCGCGTTCTGGTACCAGACGGACGGTGAGTTGCGTACGGAACCGGACTCGGCCGTTTCGTGA
- a CDS encoding tRNA uridine(34) 5-carboxymethylaminomethyl modification radical SAM/GNAT enzyme Elp3 has translation MSTETPDATETEAFERVCEELVERILDGEIERDDLESEKLSVCSDHSSPKVPKNSELLDYAPDERREDLQEVLQNKPVRTASGVSPVAIMTSPHQCPHGKCLYCPGGPGSEFSSSQSYTGHEPAAARGVQNDYDPYGQVTLRLEQLREIGHPVDKVELILMGGTMTARSHDYQEWFVKRALEAMNDYDTSKSPEPAEGVSFAEDPEEVDFRYLEDVIAENEQNDVRAIGITFETKPDWCDPEQINRMLDLGGTKVEVGVQTTYERINREMHRGHGVQASIDANRRLRDSAFKVGFHMMPGQPGMSKEMCLEDFRRLFEDEKWKPDYLKIYPTLVVRGTATYDWWHRDEYEPLQNEEAAELVAEIKSMIPKYTRLQRVQRDIPADFIDAGVWKSNLRQLARKRMDDHGWTCDCIRCREVGMNDEDPENVELDVMTYEAAGGTEHFISYEDPDKDLLIGFCRLREPGNPVRGELEDAALVRELHVYGPMVEVGDESYDWQHKGYGRKLLGKAEELAADAGYEKVSVISGIGAREYYREKLGYYQDGPYVSKRL, from the coding sequence ATGAGTACCGAGACGCCGGACGCCACCGAGACCGAGGCGTTCGAGCGGGTCTGCGAGGAGCTAGTCGAACGCATCCTCGACGGCGAAATCGAGCGCGACGACTTGGAGAGCGAGAAGCTGTCGGTCTGCTCGGACCACTCGTCGCCGAAGGTGCCGAAGAACTCCGAACTCCTCGACTACGCGCCCGACGAGCGCCGGGAGGACTTACAGGAGGTCCTCCAGAACAAGCCGGTCCGGACCGCCTCGGGCGTCTCGCCGGTCGCCATCATGACCAGCCCCCACCAGTGCCCGCACGGGAAGTGTCTCTACTGTCCCGGCGGGCCGGGGTCGGAGTTCTCGTCGTCCCAGAGCTACACCGGCCACGAACCGGCCGCCGCCCGCGGCGTCCAGAACGACTACGACCCGTACGGGCAGGTCACGCTCCGCCTCGAACAGTTGCGCGAAATCGGCCACCCAGTGGACAAGGTCGAACTCATCCTGATGGGCGGGACGATGACCGCCCGGAGCCACGACTATCAGGAGTGGTTCGTCAAGCGCGCGCTGGAGGCGATGAACGACTACGACACGAGCAAGTCGCCCGAACCGGCCGAGGGCGTCAGCTTCGCCGAAGACCCCGAGGAGGTCGATTTCCGGTACCTCGAAGACGTTATCGCGGAGAACGAACAGAACGACGTGCGGGCAATCGGCATCACGTTCGAGACCAAGCCCGACTGGTGTGACCCCGAGCAGATAAACCGGATGCTCGATTTGGGCGGCACGAAGGTCGAAGTCGGCGTCCAGACGACCTACGAGCGCATCAACCGCGAGATGCACCGGGGCCACGGCGTGCAAGCCTCCATCGACGCCAACCGGCGTCTGCGAGACTCGGCGTTCAAGGTCGGCTTCCACATGATGCCCGGCCAGCCCGGCATGTCCAAGGAGATGTGTCTCGAAGACTTCCGCAGGCTCTTCGAGGACGAGAAGTGGAAGCCCGACTACCTCAAAATCTACCCGACGCTCGTCGTCCGGGGCACCGCGACGTACGACTGGTGGCACCGCGACGAGTACGAACCGCTCCAGAACGAGGAGGCCGCCGAACTCGTCGCGGAGATCAAGTCGATGATTCCGAAGTACACCCGCCTCCAGCGCGTCCAGCGGGACATCCCCGCGGACTTCATCGACGCGGGCGTCTGGAAGTCGAACCTCCGGCAACTCGCGCGGAAGCGGATGGACGACCACGGCTGGACCTGCGACTGCATCCGGTGTCGCGAGGTCGGGATGAACGACGAGGACCCCGAGAACGTCGAACTCGACGTGATGACCTACGAGGCCGCCGGAGGGACCGAACACTTCATCAGCTACGAGGACCCCGACAAGGACCTCCTGATAGGGTTCTGTCGCCTGCGCGAACCCGGAAACCCGGTCCGGGGGGAACTCGAAGACGCCGCCCTCGTGCGGGAACTCCACGTCTACGGCCCGATGGTCGAGGTCGGCGACGAGTCCTACGACTGGCAGCACAAGGGCTACGGGCGGAAACTCCTCGGGAAGGCCGAGGAGTTAGCCGCGGACGCGGGCTACGAGAAGGTCAGCGTCATCTCGGGCATCGGTGCCCGCGAGTACTACCGCGAGAAATTAGGCTACTATCAGGACGGCCCGTACGTGAGTAAGCGACTCTGA